The proteins below are encoded in one region of Danio rerio strain Tuebingen ecotype United States chromosome 14, GRCz12tu, whole genome shotgun sequence:
- the tsc22d3 gene encoding TSC22 domain family protein 3 isoform 1 (isoform 1 is encoded by transcript variant 1) has translation MSTEMFKNPMELAVYQLHNFSISFFSSFLGGDVVSVKLDNSASGASVVAIDNKIEQAMDLVKNHLMYAVREEVEILKEQIKELAEKNNQLERENSLLKNLASPEQLEKFQSRLPSDSSLPLDPQELGSPENGDHQYSSTGSAV, from the exons ATGAGCACGGAGATGTTCAAAAATCCAATGGAGCTCGCAGTCTACCAGCTGCACAATTTCTCCATCTCCTTCTTTTCGTCCTTCCTCGGAGGGGATGTAGTATCGGTTAAATTAGACAACAG TGCCTCTGGCGCGAGCGTTGTGGCAATTGACAACAAGATCGAACAAGCAATG GATCTTGTAAAGAATCACCTAATGTATGCAGTCAGGGAGGAAGTGGAGATCTTGAAGGAGCAGATCAAGGAGCTGGCAGAGAAGAACAACCAGCTGGAGCGCGAAAACAGCCTGCTGAAGAACCTGGCGAGCCCAGAGCAGCTGGAGAAATTTCAGTCCCGTCTGCCATCAGATTCCAGCCTTCCGCTGGACCCTCAGGAGCTGGGGTCCCCTGAAAATGGAGACCACCAATACAGCAGCACGGGCTCTGCTGTATAA